One window of the Ananas comosus cultivar F153 linkage group 21, ASM154086v1, whole genome shotgun sequence genome contains the following:
- the LOC109726324 gene encoding uncharacterized protein LOC109726324 encodes MTFLDEEDEYWDEVLGIMINEVELRNEYIQMPTSNVGMHQKIRDNPLFHPFKMMNAIGAIDGTHIPVVVRKNKQLRYRCRKGFTSQNMMVACSFDHQFLFVCTGWESSAADMRVLRWCCGSGGFTAPEVDSGYANTDRFLAPYRGERYHLSQFDGNARACRHRGPRDLYNHRHAQLRNVIEKAFGILKRRFKVLRQATPFPYKVQCRIALACCIIHNFIKRHQGNDMYFNMAMDPFSQDEQQEEPIPLVGIDDSRRGEALRGMITEQLWNNR; translated from the exons ATGACGTTCTTAGATGAGGAAGATGAATATTGGGATGAAGTGCTTGGTATTATGATCAATGAAG TGGAACTGAGGAATGAGTACATCCAAATGCCAACAAGTAATGTTGGAATGCATCAAAAAATAAGGGACAACCCTTTGTTCCACCCTTTCAAGATGATG AATGCAATTGGTGCTATTGATGGGACGCACATACCGGTGGTTGTAAGAAAGAATAAGCAACTGCGTTATCGGTGTCGCAAAGGCTTTACttcacaaaatatgatggtCGCATGCTCGTTCGACCACCAGTTCCTATTTGTTTGTACTGGATGGGAGAGTTCTGCGGCAGATATGAGGGTCCTGCGGTGGTGTTGTGGGAGTGGCGGTTTTACCGCACCTGAAG TCGATTCTGGATATGCAAACACTGATCGTTTTCTCGCGCCTTATAGAGGAGAGCGATACCACTTGAGCCAATTTGATGGCAATGCTCGGGCATGTAGGCATCGCGGACCACGGGATCTGTACAATCATAGGCATGCCCAATTAAGAAATGTTATTGAGAAAGCCTTTGGCATTTTGAAGAGGCGTTTCAAGGTTCTTCGGCAAGCAACTCCTTTTCCTTACAAAGTGCAATGTCGCATCGCCTTAGCATGTTGTATCATCCATAACTTCATCAAAAGGCACCAAGGAAACGATATGTATTTCAACATGGCAATGGATCCTTTTTCTCAAGATGAACAACAAGAGGAACCAATACCCTTGGTTGGGATTGATGACTCACGAAGGGGTGAGGCGCTCCGCGGTATGATAACGGAGCAGTTAT
- the LOC109726574 gene encoding U3 small nucleolar RNA-associated protein 25 has protein sequence MHKTKLIKEPMKESRRTVFPDDKWATGASSSSSSGLSAEEYIDSAVPEDYDVGDLSVFDSLLKALASDKKKLKALDRKRQREQEGRKVEAGRQRTLKSAKLYEEEDVGKEGSSESSLADNAGDDLQGDQVADALDLSEDDDTENEDEASDGDESEQQDGLQDIANGKESSSFYRHLGHILTKEEANELMKQKWTFKWELPAGDMQMSKWVGTGEPISKEHGSNIACELKDKLYNHWQNIYKTSRSNDFNSSRESFFFSLCSTYRDIMHCNKRPFYLKGSKEDSSIMDAYIMHALNHVYRTRNLVLKNDAKISKHGELKEEEILCDDCYLDQGFTRPKVVILLPLASIALRVVKRLIQLTPLSSRANVGHLNRFTEEFGAEDVEDADDEDENSKSKKHPKPADFTALFNGNNNDHFVLGIKFTKRTIKLYSDFYSSDIIVASPLGLVTKIGETEFDKEKDVDYLSSIEVVIVDHADVISMQNWVHVNTVFEHLNRTPLKQHGTNMMRLRPWYLDEHARFYRQTILLGSYLNPDMNALFNRFCVNYEGKVKLLTEFKGVLPKILLQVRQVYKRFDVSSIIDADDARLDYFCKKVFPKIRDSIEGGVLLFISSYFEFVRIRNFLKSQNASFCLLGEYTKQSDISRARIWFFEGKRKIMLYTERAHFYHRYKIRGIKNLIIYSLPERKEFYHEIINALDGTNMMCSVLFSRFDQLKLERIVGTSSAKRMLSSDKDMFVFC, from the exons ATGCATAAAACTAAGCTAATAAAAGAACCTATGAAGGAATCAAGAAGGACAGTTTTTCCTGATGATAAGTGGGCAACAGGCGCttcatcatcatcctcttcgG GGCTCTCTGCTGAAGAATATATTGATTCTGCTGTTCCGGAGGACTATGATGTTGGGGATTTGTCAGTATTTGACAGTTTGTTGAAGGCATTGGCATCGGATAAGAAGAAACTCAAGGCCTTGGACCGAAAGAG ACAAAGAGAACAAGAGGGTAGAAAAGTTGAGGCAGGCAGACAGCGCACTCTAAAATCTGCCAAATTGTATGAGGAAGAAGATGTTGGTAAAGAAG GTAGTAGTGAATCTAGTCTGGCAGATAATGCAGGAGATGATCTACAGGGAGACCAGGTAGCCGATGCTTTGGACCTGTCTGAGGATGATGACACAGAAAATGAGGATGAAGCCTCGGATGGAGATGAATCAGAACAGCAAGATGGCCTTCAGGATATTGCTAATGGAAAGGAGAGCTCAag TTTTTATCGTCACTTGGGGCATATTCTTACAAAGGAAGAGGCCAATGAGTTGATGAAACAGAAATGGACGTTTAAATGGGAGTTGCCTGCTGGTGACATGCAAATGTCCAAATGGGTGGGGACAGGAGAACCAATTTCGAAG GAACATGGCAGCAATATAGCTTGTGAGCTCAAGGATAAGTTGTACAACCATTGGCAAAATATCTACAAGACTTCTAGATCCAATGATTTTAACTCTTCTAGGGAAAGTTTCTTCTTTTCACTTT GCAGCACTTATCGAGACATTATGCATTGCAACAAGAGGCCATTCTATCTCAAAGGCAGCAAAGAGGATTCAAGTATTATGGACGCATATATTATGCATGCT TTAAATCATGTTTATAGGACAAGAAATCTTGTGCTTAAAAATGATGCAAAAATTTCCAAACACGGAGAACTTAAAGAGGAAGAGATTCTATGTGATGATTGCTATCTTGATCAAGGTTTTACTCGTCCAAAG GTTGTTATTTTGTTGCCACTTGCAAGTATTGCATTACGTGTCGTGAAGAGGCTAATTCAGCTTACTCCGCTCTCAAGCAGG GCCAATGTGGGGCATCTCAATCGTTTTACTGAAGAATTTGGAGCCGAGGATGTTGAAGATGCTGATGATGAGGATgagaattcaaaatctaaaaagcATCCAAAACCGGCGGACTTTACAGCCCTATTCAATGGAAATAACAATGATCACTTTGTGCTGGGGATAAAGTTTACCAA GAGAACCATAAAACTGTACAGTGACTTTTATTCTTCAGACATAATTGTTGCATCTCCTCTTGGATTGGTCACT AAAATCGGGGAAACCGAGTTTGATAAGGAGAAAGATGTCGATTACCTATCGTCAATTGAG GTTGTGATCGTAGATCATGCAGATGTAATATCCATGCAG AATTGGGTCCATGTGAATACCGTCTTTGAACATCTAAATCGTACACCATTGAAACAGCATGGTACCAATATGATGCGCCTTAGACCATG GTATCTGGATGAGCATGCACGTTTTTATCGGCAAACAATTCTTCTGGGTTCATATCTTAATCCAG ATATGAATGCTCTGTTCAATCGATTTTGCGTTAATTATGAGGGGAAG GTAAAACTGTTAACTGAGTTCAAAGGTGTTCTTCCTAAGATACTCCTCCAAGTACGGCAA GTTTATAAGCGATTTGATGTGTCCTCAATAATTGATGCTGATGATGCCCGTCTTGATTACTTTTGCAAGAAG GTTTTTCCGAAGATTAGGGATTCTATTGAG GGTGGAGTCTTGCTATTTATTAGCTCATACTTTGAATTTGTCCGCATAAGGAACTTCTTGAAATCTCAGAATGCTTCTTTCTGTTTGCTTGGGGA GTACACAAAGCAAAGTGATATATCTCGTGCACGCATTTGGTTTTTTGAAGGCAAGCGAAAGATCATGCTGTACACTGAAAGGGCTCATTTTTACCATAGATATAAG ATTCGTGGGATAAAGAATTTAATCATTTACTCTCTTCCGGAGAGGAAGGAGTTCTATCATGAG atcatcaatgcgcttGATGGAACCAACATGATGTGCAGTGTCCTTTTCTCCCGTTTTGATCAGCTTAAG ttgGAAAGAATAGTGGGAACTTCTTCGGCCAAAAGAATGCTGTCCTCAGATAAAGATATGTTTGTGTTTTGTTGA